A single genomic interval of Nomascus leucogenys isolate Asia chromosome 3, Asia_NLE_v1, whole genome shotgun sequence harbors:
- the ARMS2 gene encoding LOW QUALITY PROTEIN: age-related maculopathy susceptibility protein 2 (The sequence of the model RefSeq protein was modified relative to this genomic sequence to represent the inferred CDS: inserted 1 base in 1 codon), with translation MLHLHPGPTVTEVEEKGGPEMASLSSXVVPVSFISTLRESVLDTGVGGEGASDRQRSKLSLSHSMIPAAKVHIELCLPAFFSLAGTSSGFQQPQHHLTLSIIHTAAR, from the exons ATGCTGCACCTACACCCAGGACCGACGGTAACTGaggtggaggagaaaggagggcCTGAGATGGCAAGTCTGTCCT CAGTGGTTCCtgtgtccttcatttccactCTGCGAGAGTCTGTGCTGGACACTGGAGTTGGTGGAGAAGGAGCCAGTGACAGGCAGAGGAGCAAACTGTCTTTATCGCACTCCATGATCCCAGCTGCTAAAGTCCACATTGAGCTCTGCTTACCAGCCTTCTTCTCTCTTGCTGGAACCTCCTCTGGGTTCCAGCAGCCTCAGCACCACCTGACACTG tctatcaTCCACACTGCAGCAAGGTGA